TCGGCAGGTTGATTCCAATCATACCGCCAAGCGAAGCCGCCAAAAGGAGACCGCCAAAATAACTTAATTGCGGAACAGAAACCCAGCGGTTTTCAAAAATGACTTGAAATAGCATGATTAACACTACAAAAGTAAGCCCTGTTGTCAATCCGGTAAGCCAGCCTTTCTTTTCTCCTTTATAAGCCGCCATTAATCCTCCGAACAGCAAAGTGCTTAACCCTGCTAATAAGGCCAATTGATTTAAGGTGTCTGTATCCATTGTCGTAAATCTGAGCAGCCCGGAAAGTACTGTGGAAAATAATATCATTAAAATAAGGATCGAGCCTATCCCATAACCGAGAACACCTTGCAGCCATCTCTTCATATTCCTACCCCCTTAATTGCTTGTCTTAATTACTATATGCAAGCATATAAATGAGTTAGAAGCAGATTTAAGAGCGTTTTTTAGTTTATGGCCAATAAATTGACTAAAAAAAGGGGTAGGTATATGACCACACTGCTAACCATATTAATTTTCATCGTTAGTTACTTGCTGCTTATGATGGAAAAATGGAACCGGGCGCTTGTGGCTCTTACGGGCGGCGTTTTGTTACTCATTTGCAATGTGTACGAGTGGGATGATGCGTTTGGCTTTATCGACTGGAAGACAATATCTCTGTTGTTTTCGATGATGGTCTTAGTCTCAATAACCAAAAAAACGGGTATCTTTACCTTTGCCGCTATCAAGCTTGCTCAGTTAGTAAAGGGCAGACCGATTCCTTTATTAGTTGTTTCAGGATTATTCACAGCAATTGGTTCGGCTTTTTTAGATAACGTAACGACTGTCCTCTTATTCGTACCCGTTCTGCTTTCTCTTGTTAAGCAGCTTCAGCTCCCGGCATTTCCTTATTTACTCACTACTATTTTCGCATCCAATATCGGAGGAGCCTCTACGCTTATTGGAGACCCTCCCAATATTATGATTGGCCAGGCCGTGAATCACTTTACCTTTCTTTCTTTCATTAATCATCTAGGGCCTGTGACTCTGATTGTTTTAATTTTCACTTTATGGATCCTCATGTCTATCTTCAAAAAGCAGCTAACGTACGATGAGAGAAGAGCCCAAACATTTATGGAGATGGATGCCAGTGAACATTTAGTAAGGAGTCCCCTTCTTTACAGGTCTGTTGGTGTACTTCTTCTGACCATTTCCGGATTTATGCTGCACCCTTTTATTCATATGGACCTGACTACGATTGCTGTAACGGGAGCCCTGCTGTTAATGTTTCTAACGGATAATGAAATAGATGTAGAGCAGGTATTTCACGAAGTTGAATGGGTGACTTTATTTTTCTTTATCGGGTTATTTATGCTTGTCGGCGGATTGGAAACGGTAGGGTTAATTGATGAGCTGGCAAGAGGGATTGTCTGGATTTCTGATGGAGACCTCCCGTTTACGTCCATGCTCATGCTCTGGACATCTGGAATATTATCAGGGGTGGTAGATAATATTCCATTTGTAGCTGCGATGATTCCTGTCGTACAGGAACTTCAAGGGTATGGCATGATGAATGTCGATCCCATCTGGTGGTCACTTGCTCTTGGAGCTTGTTTAGGAGGGAACGGTACTTTAATCGGTGCCTCAGCCAATGTCGTGGTAGCAGGACTTGCTGCCAGTTACAGGGAGCCTATTCCTTTCTTTAAATTTGCTCTTTACGGAGTGCCGATTCTCTTCTTATCTTTAATTATCAGTACTTTCTACATTATGATCAGGTATTTACTCCCTTTTATGACATAAGGTCTGTTAAGCGATGTGAAAAGGTATTTGCTGCACTTCTGCTTAAAACCGAGTAAGTTTCCTTATATTAAAAGTTAACAGAGTCATGTCATAAAAAAATCATTATAGGTCATCTTAAGAAATAGAGCTTAAGAAGGGCAGGATGACCGATGATTATTGGTGAGTTAATACTTCGGACCGTGATAACCTACTTGCTGATTCTGCTGATTTTTCGCATTATGGGGAAGAGGGAAATTGGTGAATTAAGCGTAATGGATCTCGTCGTTTTTGTAATGTTAGCAGAGATTGCCGTATTCTTAATTGAACAGCCTGAATCTCCCATTTGGGAAGCAATTGTACCGATGGCTGTTCTATTAATGGTGCAGTGGGGAAGCGCTTATTTTTCTTTAAAAAGCAGGAGGTTCAGGGAATGGTTTGACGGGAAACCTTCTATATTAATCAGAAATGGAAAAATCGATGAGAGGGAAATGAAAAGGCAGAGGTATAATTTTTCTGACTTGCTCCTTCAATTAAGGGAGAAAGGCTTTCAGCATATTGACGATATAGATTATGCCATTCTGGAGCCCTCGGGAAAGCTTTCGGTATTTGAAAAAGATGAAAACAATCATTCTCACTATGCCGTAGTCCTCATTGCCGATGGAGATGTACAGTACACTGGGCTTAAGTCGATACAAAAAAATAAAGATTGGCTGATGAACGAAGTGAAAAAACGGGGGTTCCATTCCTTTTCCGATGTTTCCTTATGCACCATAAATACAGATGGGGAAATTTCGATGGATCGCAATGATGAGGCAGACCAATAAGAAAGAACAAGCCAGCAGACGGTTTTCGTCATGCTGGCTTGTTTTTGAGGAAAGGGACAGGTTTTGGAATGTTCCTTCTCAAAGGCAGGAAATTCATATACAATGAGTTATATGTGCTAAAAATAACTGCTTTTATAGATACTATATAAAAAGGAGGGCTAGACATGGAGGAAAGAATGCCTGTCAGCCTATGGAAAGGTACTGTACAGCCGGTTTTGGACAGCAAAGCTGAAGAATTCAGGCAATTGGGTTACAGCAATACGGCAAGTGAAGATATTTGGAAATGCATGATGAAGAAAGTATGGAAAAATGACCCCGCTAAACGTCTGTATGAAGTTGTGCAGGATATTTTTCATTTAAGCAGCAATCAGTATGTGAGCTATATTACGGTTGAAGCTTATCAAAATGATGATCTAATGGCTTCTATAAACGCAGTAAATACTCACTCCGCAGAAAAGGAGTAAAACTTAGCATTGATTATATAAGAGATAGTAGTAAAATTGGAAAAGTAATGAAATAATCAGGACTCGGTGTATCCAGTGTACATATGGACGAGGTGTTCGATTTGAAAGGGGAAGAGTTATGGTTAAAAGAGGGCGGATTGTAGCCTTTTTTCTAATAGTTATTCTATTGGCAGCTACGATAGGAACTACAACAACGAGTATTACTAAAGATATTAATTTAGGACTGGATCTGCAGGGTGGATTTGAAATCCTTTACGATGTAAATACCATTGATGAAGACCAGGAGGTTAACGAGCAGGTATTGCAGTCTACCGTTCAGTCATTAAATGAACGGGTTGACGTTCTTGGAATCAGTGAAACCAATATATCCATAGAAAGCGGAGACCGAATTCGTGTTCAGCTTGCAGGAGTAGAAAACCAGCAGCAAGCGAGGGAACTTTTGTCAACAACAGCTGAATTATCCTTTAGAGACGTAGAAGGCAACGAACTGATGGATGGTTCAGACATTGTAGAAGGAAGCGCTCAGCAGTCATATGATCAAACGAATTCACCAATAGTTACGCTTGAAATGAAAAGCGCTTCTGAATTCTATGACATAAC
This window of the Halobacillus sp. Marseille-Q1614 genome carries:
- a CDS encoding ArsB/NhaD family transporter, which translates into the protein MTTLLTILIFIVSYLLLMMEKWNRALVALTGGVLLLICNVYEWDDAFGFIDWKTISLLFSMMVLVSITKKTGIFTFAAIKLAQLVKGRPIPLLVVSGLFTAIGSAFLDNVTTVLLFVPVLLSLVKQLQLPAFPYLLTTIFASNIGGASTLIGDPPNIMIGQAVNHFTFLSFINHLGPVTLIVLIFTLWILMSIFKKQLTYDERRAQTFMEMDASEHLVRSPLLYRSVGVLLLTISGFMLHPFIHMDLTTIAVTGALLLMFLTDNEIDVEQVFHEVEWVTLFFFIGLFMLVGGLETVGLIDELARGIVWISDGDLPFTSMLMLWTSGILSGVVDNIPFVAAMIPVVQELQGYGMMNVDPIWWSLALGACLGGNGTLIGASANVVVAGLAASYREPIPFFKFALYGVPILFLSLIISTFYIMIRYLLPFMT
- a CDS encoding TIGR04086 family membrane protein — its product is MKRWLQGVLGYGIGSILILMILFSTVLSGLLRFTTMDTDTLNQLALLAGLSTLLFGGLMAAYKGEKKGWLTGLTTGLTFVVLIMLFQVIFENRWVSVPQLSYFGGLLLAASLGGMIGINLPRRSVKH
- a CDS encoding post-transcriptional regulator, whose translation is MEERMPVSLWKGTVQPVLDSKAEEFRQLGYSNTASEDIWKCMMKKVWKNDPAKRLYEVVQDIFHLSSNQYVSYITVEAYQNDDLMASINAVNTHSAEKE
- a CDS encoding DUF421 domain-containing protein, whose amino-acid sequence is MIIGELILRTVITYLLILLIFRIMGKREIGELSVMDLVVFVMLAEIAVFLIEQPESPIWEAIVPMAVLLMVQWGSAYFSLKSRRFREWFDGKPSILIRNGKIDEREMKRQRYNFSDLLLQLREKGFQHIDDIDYAILEPSGKLSVFEKDENNHSHYAVVLIADGDVQYTGLKSIQKNKDWLMNEVKKRGFHSFSDVSLCTINTDGEISMDRNDEADQ